From Haloglomus litoreum, the proteins below share one genomic window:
- a CDS encoding sulfatase, giving the protein MNVLYIDIDSLRADRLGMYGHEAPTTPELDRFAEDAVVFDRSYVACSPCMPSRAGFVSGRYGVHNGIVTHGPQAQTLRSPKQSKDWFAGWAEEWTFEGNGLKETTGESAEWLTLPEVFFHERVHTAAVSSFPRHTAPWFYHLWHEFHQPQEPEGRRMFFMTPQAEDVVDTARDVLERNDDPVFCYAQFWEPHLPYTRPDEEVAGFADTPMPPYPTEDDIAAHHEWELSTAAQMEVESREDLRRLYASYDAEIRHVDREVGRLLEYLRETGRYDETMVVVTGDHGEEFGEHGMYVKHGNVHDASQRVPLLVKPPASADYEPGHRDQLVTNVDLAPTLVDYAGLDRPAQWQGRSLRPVLADPDADWRDHVVLDHGLYTAQRAVRTDRWKYVRTLHPGGFADVVPERALYDMHEDPHEQANLHDDRPAVVEDLETRMLRWVDEHVGRGEDPMHELARTGPASYPPNEAYWSQNTGR; this is encoded by the coding sequence GTGAACGTCCTCTACATCGACATCGACTCGTTGCGGGCCGACCGCCTGGGGATGTACGGGCACGAGGCCCCGACGACCCCTGAACTCGACCGGTTCGCCGAGGACGCCGTCGTCTTCGACCGCTCGTACGTGGCCTGTTCGCCGTGCATGCCGTCGCGGGCGGGCTTCGTCTCCGGTCGCTACGGCGTGCACAACGGTATCGTCACGCACGGGCCGCAGGCACAGACGCTCCGCTCGCCGAAGCAGTCGAAGGACTGGTTCGCAGGCTGGGCCGAGGAGTGGACGTTCGAGGGGAACGGCCTGAAGGAGACGACCGGGGAGAGCGCCGAGTGGCTGACGCTCCCGGAGGTGTTCTTCCACGAGCGGGTCCACACGGCTGCGGTCTCCTCGTTCCCCCGGCACACGGCGCCGTGGTTCTACCATCTCTGGCACGAGTTCCACCAGCCCCAGGAGCCCGAGGGGCGGCGGATGTTCTTCATGACGCCGCAGGCCGAGGACGTGGTCGACACCGCGCGCGACGTGCTGGAGCGCAACGACGACCCGGTGTTCTGCTACGCGCAGTTCTGGGAGCCACACCTCCCGTACACCCGCCCGGACGAGGAGGTCGCCGGGTTCGCGGACACGCCGATGCCACCCTACCCGACCGAGGACGACATCGCGGCCCACCACGAGTGGGAGCTCTCGACGGCGGCCCAGATGGAGGTCGAGTCGCGCGAGGACCTCAGGCGACTGTACGCCTCGTACGACGCCGAGATCCGCCACGTCGACCGCGAGGTCGGCCGACTGCTCGAGTACCTCCGGGAGACGGGTCGCTACGACGAGACGATGGTCGTCGTCACGGGCGACCACGGCGAGGAGTTCGGCGAGCACGGGATGTACGTCAAGCACGGGAACGTCCACGATGCGAGCCAGCGGGTGCCGCTGCTGGTGAAGCCGCCGGCGAGCGCCGACTACGAGCCCGGCCATCGCGACCAGCTCGTCACGAACGTCGACCTGGCGCCGACGCTCGTCGACTACGCGGGCCTCGACAGGCCGGCCCAGTGGCAGGGCCGGTCGCTCCGTCCGGTGCTGGCCGACCCCGACGCCGACTGGCGCGACCACGTCGTCCTCGACCACGGCCTCTACACCGCCCAGCGGGCGGTCCGGACGGACCGCTGGAAGTACGTCCGCACGCTCCACCCCGGCGGATTCGCCGACGTCGTCCCCGAGCGGGCCCTGTACGATATGCACGAGGACCCGCACGAGCAGGCGAACCTGCACGACGATCGCCCGGCGGTGGTCGAGGACCTGGAGACCAGGATGCTCCGCTGGGTCGACGAGCACGTCGGCCGAGGGGAGGACCCGATGCACGAGTTGGCGCGGACCGGGCCGGCGAGCTACCCGCCCAACGAAGCGTACTGGTCGCAGAACACGGGGAGATGA
- a CDS encoding sulfurtransferase TusA family protein encodes MSQSDIEVDVTIDARGATCPGPLMDLVGEIRNGAVGTVYELQTNDSSSSHDVPEWVAQAGHETIDIVEHEAEGYWSIFIEKSK; translated from the coding sequence ATGAGCCAATCCGACATCGAAGTTGACGTGACGATCGACGCCCGCGGCGCGACCTGCCCCGGTCCCCTGATGGACCTCGTCGGGGAGATCCGCAACGGCGCGGTCGGTACCGTGTACGAACTCCAGACCAACGATAGCTCCTCCAGCCACGACGTCCCCGAATGGGTCGCACAGGCCGGCCACGAGACCATCGACATCGTCGAGCACGAGGCCGAGGGCTACTGGAGCATCTTCATCGAGAAGTCGAAGTAA
- a CDS encoding pyridoxamine 5'-phosphate oxidase family protein translates to MPVDEFEAYGVSEMADDRVHGFLSSQQVGVLGIATDGAPSMRPLSYWYDGESTLYFQFLGTAGGRKATLSTQSEAARFLVYRAETRFNWRSVLLTGTIDEVPADEREAVEAAVEFERPDALAAASDAEEHRLFAFHIDDWTGLEHLGLPPEFEDDPE, encoded by the coding sequence ATGCCAGTCGACGAGTTCGAGGCGTACGGCGTGTCGGAGATGGCGGACGACCGGGTCCACGGATTCCTCTCGAGCCAGCAGGTCGGTGTGCTGGGGATCGCGACGGACGGCGCACCGAGCATGCGACCCCTCTCGTACTGGTACGACGGGGAGTCGACGCTGTACTTCCAGTTCCTCGGGACCGCCGGCGGCCGGAAGGCCACGCTGAGTACGCAGTCCGAGGCCGCCCGGTTCCTGGTCTATCGGGCGGAGACGCGCTTCAACTGGCGGAGCGTCCTCCTCACCGGGACCATCGACGAGGTCCCGGCCGATGAACGCGAGGCGGTCGAGGCGGCCGTCGAGTTCGAGCGACCGGACGCGCTGGCCGCGGCCAGTGACGCCGAGGAACACCGGCTCTTCGCCTTCCACATCGACGACTGGACCGGGCTCGAGCACCTCGGACTCCCGCCGGAGTTCGAGGACGACCCCGAGTGA
- a CDS encoding geranylgeranylglycerol-phosphate geranylgeranyltransferase has translation MRETARGLLELTRPGNAVASGVLTFIGAFVAGLSGPVGGLVVETAPELRAAAAVLATVLAVGGGNAINDYFDREIDRINAPDRPIPRGAVSPGGALAFAVGLFAVAVGFALLLPLPAIGIALFNLLALVAYTELFKGLPGVGNLVVAYLGGSTFLFGGAAVGGDLSTAGVLFALAALSTFAREVVKDVEDVAGDREEGLNTLPIAVGERRALVVAALALGLAILASPLPYVTGTFGAAYLVLVLPADGVMAYAAYESFADATAGQSRLKYGMFLAMASFVVGRAVVVL, from the coding sequence ATGCGCGAGACGGCCCGCGGACTCCTCGAACTCACGCGGCCTGGCAACGCCGTCGCGTCGGGGGTCCTGACGTTCATCGGTGCCTTCGTCGCCGGTCTCTCCGGCCCCGTCGGGGGACTGGTCGTCGAGACGGCACCCGAACTCCGTGCGGCGGCGGCCGTCCTCGCGACCGTCCTGGCCGTCGGCGGAGGCAACGCCATCAACGACTACTTCGACCGGGAGATCGACCGCATCAACGCGCCCGACCGCCCCATCCCGCGGGGAGCCGTCTCGCCGGGCGGCGCACTCGCGTTCGCGGTGGGTCTGTTCGCCGTGGCCGTCGGGTTCGCACTCCTGTTGCCGCTCCCGGCCATCGGCATCGCCCTGTTCAATCTCCTCGCGCTGGTCGCGTACACGGAGCTGTTCAAGGGACTGCCCGGCGTGGGGAACCTCGTCGTCGCGTACCTCGGGGGATCGACGTTCCTGTTCGGCGGCGCGGCGGTCGGCGGCGACCTCTCGACGGCGGGCGTGCTGTTCGCGCTGGCGGCGCTCTCGACCTTCGCGCGCGAGGTCGTCAAGGACGTCGAGGACGTGGCCGGCGACCGCGAGGAGGGGCTGAACACGCTCCCCATCGCCGTCGGTGAGCGCCGGGCCCTGGTGGTCGCCGCACTGGCGCTCGGGCTGGCGATTCTGGCGAGTCCGCTGCCCTACGTGACGGGGACGTTCGGCGCCGCGTATCTGGTGCTCGTGCTCCCCGCGGACGGGGTCATGGCCTACGCCGCCTACGAGTCGTTCGCGGATGCGACCGCGGGCCAGTCACGGCTCAAGTACGGGATGTTCCTCGCGATGGCCTCGTTCGTGGTCGGGCGGGCGGTGGTGGTCCTGTGA
- a CDS encoding bactofilin family protein, with protein sequence MRQVLVAVLVLALVLPTFAGVASAESQRLGGAVVVEAGETVDGFTAYGGRVVVHGRVEGDLTAFGGRVVIAEGATVTGRVRAFAGSVVVAGSTGGNTVAYAGHVEVADSGRVGGSFAGVGGSVVLAGTVRDDATTVAGTVTLARSAEVDGFLTYVGEFDDRGGRVSLDARHVSDLSLLPPLTGAGGVLFTVYLLLADLLAGGLLLSLFPAFAGDAVETAGDQPQRVAAAGAGAVVGIPLAAALAALTVVGIPLALAALAGYVVLLWVGSIYGRYLLGAGLLSYTDRDDRYLALLVGVLVVAALSLIPLLGDLVRLLLLIAGLGSVTLGLYVAYESVVERRERQSTDVL encoded by the coding sequence ATGCGACAGGTCCTCGTCGCCGTGCTGGTGCTCGCCCTGGTCCTCCCGACGTTCGCGGGCGTCGCCTCCGCGGAGTCACAGCGCCTCGGTGGTGCGGTCGTCGTCGAGGCGGGAGAGACGGTCGACGGTTTCACCGCGTACGGTGGCCGGGTCGTCGTCCACGGTCGGGTCGAGGGCGACCTGACCGCGTTCGGCGGCCGGGTCGTCATCGCGGAGGGTGCGACTGTCACCGGACGCGTCCGCGCGTTCGCCGGGTCGGTCGTCGTCGCGGGGTCGACCGGTGGGAACACCGTGGCCTACGCCGGACACGTCGAGGTCGCCGACTCCGGTCGCGTCGGCGGGTCGTTCGCCGGGGTCGGTGGCAGCGTCGTGCTCGCGGGGACGGTCCGGGACGACGCGACGACCGTTGCCGGGACGGTCACGCTCGCGCGGTCGGCCGAGGTCGACGGCTTCCTGACCTACGTCGGCGAGTTCGACGACCGCGGCGGCCGCGTCTCGCTCGATGCCCGGCACGTCAGCGACCTCTCGCTCCTCCCGCCGCTCACGGGCGCGGGTGGCGTGCTGTTCACCGTCTACCTGCTGCTCGCGGACCTCCTCGCGGGCGGCCTGCTGCTGTCGCTCTTCCCGGCGTTCGCGGGGGACGCCGTCGAGACAGCGGGTGACCAGCCCCAGCGCGTCGCGGCGGCAGGGGCCGGAGCCGTCGTCGGTATCCCCCTGGCGGCGGCGCTGGCCGCGCTGACCGTCGTCGGCATCCCGCTCGCACTCGCCGCGCTGGCCGGCTACGTCGTCCTCCTCTGGGTGGGGAGCATCTACGGCCGATACCTGCTCGGGGCCGGCCTCCTCTCGTACACCGACCGCGACGACCGCTACCTCGCGCTGCTCGTCGGCGTCCTCGTCGTGGCGGCCCTCTCGCTGATCCCCCTCCTGGGTGACCTCGTCCGGCTCCTCCTGCTGATCGCCGGGCTCGGAAGCGTCACCCTCGGCCTCTACGTCGCCTACGAGTCGGTCGTCGAGCGGCGCGAGCGACAGTCGACCGACGTACTCTGA
- a CDS encoding IclR family transcriptional regulator, translated as MDDSAPSGTVQAGWTLLRVVEALFEAGESGVTALAAETGLTKGTVHKHLTTLAEAGYVLNDEGTYRLGFRFLTLGGAVRDRNRLCSAATPEVLALSEATDELCTLAVEERGHGVFVFGVNDDYGIRRRHHLGSRFYLHSNAAGKAMLARLPDARVRHILESTGMPAVTDRTTTDPATLLTELATVREQGYALNVREIYPDINGIGVAVHDEGSDTLGALTVVGPASRLSPERLEAEYAELLADRADDLELRLRYED; from the coding sequence ATGGACGATTCGGCCCCATCGGGGACCGTACAGGCGGGGTGGACGCTCCTCCGGGTCGTCGAGGCGTTGTTCGAGGCCGGGGAGTCCGGTGTGACCGCCCTCGCCGCGGAGACGGGTCTCACGAAGGGGACCGTCCACAAGCACCTGACGACGCTGGCGGAGGCGGGCTACGTCCTCAACGACGAGGGGACCTATCGACTGGGCTTTCGCTTCCTGACGCTGGGGGGCGCGGTCCGTGACCGGAACCGCCTCTGCTCGGCGGCGACGCCGGAGGTGCTCGCACTCAGCGAGGCGACCGACGAACTCTGTACGCTCGCCGTCGAGGAGAGGGGGCACGGCGTGTTCGTCTTCGGCGTCAACGACGACTACGGCATCCGTCGCCGGCACCACCTCGGGTCCCGGTTCTACCTCCACTCGAACGCCGCCGGCAAGGCGATGCTCGCCCGACTGCCCGATGCCCGGGTCCGGCACATCCTCGAGTCGACCGGGATGCCGGCGGTGACCGACCGGACGACCACCGACCCAGCCACCCTGCTGACGGAGCTGGCGACGGTCCGCGAGCAGGGGTACGCCCTCAACGTCCGCGAGATCTATCCGGACATCAACGGAATCGGCGTCGCCGTCCACGACGAGGGCTCGGACACCCTGGGGGCGCTCACGGTCGTCGGCCCCGCCTCCCGCTTGTCCCCGGAGCGGCTGGAGGCCGAGTACGCCGAGTTGCTCGCCGACCGGGCCGATGACCTGGAACTCCGGCTGCGCTACGAGGACTGA